cattaatttatctagttcttttttgaaccctgttatagtcttggccttcacaacatcctttggcaaggagttccacaggctgactgtgtgttgtgtgaaaaaatacttccttttgttttaaacctgctgcccattaatttcatttggtggcccctagttcttgtgttataggaaggagtaaataagacttccttatttactttctccacaccagtcatgcttttatagacctctatcatatctcctgATTTAACTTTGTAGCATAGACACGGCTTTAGTTCTGCTTAACTATGCCCCTAAGCCATGTTATTAAATTGAGCTAATTTTCTgctgtagaccaggctttaggaTCAGTACTGAAGTAGGGAGTCTCCATAGAGCtaggaaaatgttttaatttagcatgcttttcttttaaaacttgttCCATAGTGGCTTTCTCAAGTTCTTCCTATTCCTAGACAGTGAATTAAACTGCTTAAGTAAATTGGTCAGCCATTAGTAATGCTTGTGACTTTTTCCACTTCAGAAGAAATTCTCAATAACTCTGATATGTGCAATGTTTCAAAATAaagttgtaattaaaaaaaaagctaataattCATAGTAGTGGTATCCTAATACTTTTATGTGTCAATAGGTATCATGTTGGGGGCTGGTATAAGAAGAACCAGTGGTGGAATTATCTATACTTGGAGTAGTCTCTTGTATAATTTAGAAAGatacattatttttttcatatctttttaagggcagaagagaccattatgataatcttgACAAACCGCACAACACCAGCCCTAGAATTTCACCAGTTCTTGCATAAGGGATAAATCTATCACAGGATTAAGAACCTAGAACATCTGCCACTGAATGCCAGGGGCTATACTTCTTGGGCTATCAGACTGGCTTCCTACAGTGTTTCAGTTGTTTGAACTGTCATGTATTTGCTAAGCAAGTAAAGTGTTCAAATTAGTCCAAAATACAGGAGCCCTACTCTTGTGTAGCCAGCATGCTGCTATCACCTGGCTCGATTAAATATTTCATCACTCTCTATTTTGGGGGAGACTTTAACCCATCAATAATACTcacaacatggggggggggggcgcagattTTAAGCCCAGTAAAAGGTCAGCTGGCATGAGAGAGGCAAGACACAAACCTAACAAGGTTTGTCCGTACTGCACCGTGCTTCACTCTGTGGGTTTCTGGCAGTCGATCAAATTCAGTCGGTTTGGCCTAGAgcgtcagctctttggggcaggggccggCTCTCGCTAGGCTGGTGTGGTGCCTAGTCCTGACCGCGGCTGGTCGTCTAAGTGCTGCTGCAATATCCGGCAGCCGGAGGAGAATATGTACATTTACAGCGCCCTGCCCTGGCAAAGGACCCACCAGAGACCCCGGGCGCGCGTGGGTGTAGCCTGCCCTCCTTGCGGGGGCGGGCCCAAGGAACGAGCCAAGGAAGCGGCTCCTGCGCGCGGATGGCCGAGGCGCCCCGGGCCGGGTCACCCTCCCCAGCGCGGCCTCCTCCAGCGCCTCTGCTTTGCCCAGGGCGGAGCCTTCCAGGCAGCACGGGGCACTGCCGAGCCGCCGGGACAGCCAGCGGGACGCGCTTACGCCAGCAGCGCCATCGCGTGGGGGAGCCAGTGGGGTCGCAGTACCCTGGGGAACCCCCCCGCCCGCTCTGCGCTCTTCCACAGGACCCGGCGCCGCCCCGCCGCTCTGCTGACACAGGTTACGTTACGTGCCTCCCGGAGCGCATGCGCATTGCGCAAACGCAAAGAGCCCCGCGCGGGTCACGTGAGCGTGCCCGCTCCTCACGTGACGCTGGGCTCGGTAATTTACCCAGAAGCCTGCACGCCTCTCGGAGGTCAAGATGGCGGTGAGGGCACCAGGTGAGGAGTCGGCGGTGGCCTCTGCGAGTCGCGTGTCCTTCCCGGCTTCTGGCCGCGGATGAGCCTGGGGACACGGCAGTGCCGGGCTCCGTGCGCGGAGCGGGTGATTTCTGTCCCCCCGGCCGCTGTTGGGCCGTTGTGcccgagggtggggggagaggcccCTGACCCTTTCTCTCTGCGCCCGGCCACATCCGCAGCCCTGGAGGCAGCCCTGCCTCATTAGCCCCAGCAGACCGCTCTGTGGGGGCGAGGGGAGCCAGAAGGATGGGTTGGTTGGGGACAAGGGGTCCCACCTGCGAATTCGGTGTGCGCGGGAGGGGAGTTAGATTGGGGAATTGGGACTCGGAGTAAATTCAGTTCTACAGTGTTCTGCTTCTTTGTGAAGTCTGGGTAGGTTTGctttttcaaaggtatttgtgAGGTGGCTTAACGTTCTCACTTGTTGTCAGGGGGCTGACCTAATGTGCCTAGTTTCTCCCCTCCTCATAGAAGTTTCTGTTTCCTATTGTGTTTTCATATACAGTCAGaaatttagggctggaagggacctggagagctCATCTAGTTCATCCCCTGTACTGAGGctggaccaagtatacctagagtCCTAAGCCATCCTAGAGAGGTATTTGTCaactctaacctgttcttaaaacttcCGGTGATAGTAGTTTCACAATTTGttttggaagtctattccagaatttaattatccttatagttggaaagattttcctaatatgtaacctaaatctcccttgctgcagattaagcccattactacatctcctaccttcaatggacatgaagaacaattgattgCTGTCTCGTTTTAACAgactttaacatatttgaagactgttatcaggtccctttATTCCGCCTCCCGTTGTCTTTCTATCAAGACTAACCATGCTCAGCCATTTAAACTTTTCCTTATAGATCAAATTTTCtgtatcttttatcattttaggTGCTGTCTTCTGGACTGTGTCTAATTTGTACACATCTACTTTGATGCATGGTGCCCATGCAGTACTcctgctgaggcctcactagtgtcaAGTAGATCAGGACAATTGCCTCCcttgtcttacatatgacactcctgttaatacaccccagaatgttaACCTTTTTTCCAGGTGaatcacattgttgacttgtattcagtttgtgatccattataatccctggtccttttcagcagtactactgacAAGCCAgatattccctattttgtagttgtgtatttgattcctcttccctcccctgccccccgccccattgAGTGTAGAATTTTGCACTTGTCTGGAATTTCATTtgtttgatttcagaccaattctcttaTTTGTCAaagtcactttgaattctaatcctgtcatcTAGAGAGCTACCAATTCCTCCGAGCTTGCTGTCATCTACGTACTTTATAAGCATACTGTCCACTCTGTTATCCGagacattaatgaaaatgttgaatagtgtcAGACCCTGGAGTGACCCGTGAAAAAGACCACTAGATATGttctcccagtttgacaatgaacCATTCTGAGTACAGTCTTTGAACCAGTTGTGCACCCGTCTTATAGTAATAGTATCaaataacatttccctagtttgcttatgaaaaatcGTGTGGCAATATGTcagaaaagccttactaaaatcagcGTGTATCACAACCACCGCTTCTCCCTCATCATCCAGGCCAGTAATCCTATCAAAGGAGAAAattagtttggcatgatttgatCATGACTATTACTAATAACCTTATTATCTTGaagatgcttacaaattgattgtttaactTTTCAGGCACTGTATCAAatttaagatgactggtctatacttccttgggtcctctttgttcttcttttaaagatagatactGTGTTTGccattctccagtcctctggaacctcaTCTGTTCTCCAGGGTTCTTGAAtcttctgagattgcttcagctacttCCTGAAGTACTTTGGGTGAATTTTGTCAGGTGCTGCTGACTTGACTATatctaacttatttaaataaaaaacagaacaggttaaagaataatCTGGTCTATGTTCCTTCCTCCTTGTCAGTActaattgtgttaagcatctggtcatGATTTTCTAGTGAGgtttgaagcaaaataggcattcaacacctcagccttctggatgtcatctgttattagcCTCCTTCCCTGCAAAGTAGTGGACCCACTCTTTCCTGTCTCTCTTGTTCTGTAAATATATTAGCAGCCGCCTCctgttgccttttatgtcccttgctaggtgtaactcactttgtgccttagcctttgtcattttgttgtgctgttcttttgtactcattCTTAAAAATTTGTCTGTTTCCACTTCTGGTAGGATTAATTTTTGTACCCACCTGTGGGCTTCTGTCATGGGtcccctttgaacctagtttaaaccCCTCCTCGTTAGGTTGGCAAGTCTGGGCACAAAAATGCCCTTCCCCTTCTTGGTTGGGTGAACCCTATCTCTTCCTAGCAGTCCTCCTTTCCTGAACAGTATCCCATGGttgaggaagccaaagccctcctgtcAACACTACACAGCTATGCATTCATCTCCAACATACACATGTCCCTGACTGGGCCCTTTACTCTCAGCCTGCAACTCTGACTCCTTCACCTTTGCTCCCAGAGCCCAGTAGTCGGTGCTGATCTTAGTGAATGAGAAGCATGGGGTAGTGGTCAGAAGGATGGATAaaccttgcaaaaagaaaaggagtacttgtggcaccttagagactaaccaatttattgaacataagcttttgtgagctacagctcacttcatcggatgcatactgtggaaaatacagaagatgtttgtttttatacacacaaatcatgaaaaaatgggtgattatcactacaaaaggttctctctccccccaccccactctcctgctggtaatagcttatgtaaagtgatcactctccttacaatgtgtatgataatcaaggtgggccatttccagcacaaatccagggtttaacaagaacgtctgagggggggcagAGCAGTTGTTTTTCTAACtgctctgcgcccccccccccccagacattcttgttaaaccctggatttgtgctggaaatggcccaccttgattatcatacacattgtaaggagagtgatcactttacataagctattaccagcaggagagtggggtggggggagagagaaccttttgtagtgatttgtgtgtaaaaacaaacatcttctgtattttccacagtatgcatccgatgaagtgagctgtagctcatgaaaacttatgctcaaataaattggttagtctctaaggtgccacaagtactccttttctttttgcaaatacagacgaacacggctgttactctgaaaccggataAACCTTGGCAACCTTTCCATAATGTCTAAGATGTGGGATTCAGACAGGCAGTGCTCCTTCTGGGATGTTGAATCAGGTCAGTAGATGGATGCCTCCGTCCCCCTCTGAAATAAGTTACCAATCACCGCCACCTTTTGTCTCCTCCTTTTGGGTGTGGTGGCTGTGAGCGTTCCAGCCTTGGGGACAGGTGGTTCCTTTCCCTCTGCCATTGGTGTCTGCTCCTCTTGTCATGTTGCCACTACAGCATACTGGTTCTTGACTTTGATGGACAGGGGACCCAAGTTGGAAGTGGAGCACTGTCTACTGCATGAGGTGGCCAGCAGCcagttccccttcccccctctggTAGGGCTGTAATGTTCTCCAGTCAGCTAGCATGCTCCATTCTTGATGTTTTCATGAGCATCCTGTTGATGATGTCCTTGTGCTCCCAGATGCTACACAGACAAACCATCTCCTTCTGGGTGTGTCTTTCACTTTGTGTGAGTCCACCAACAGACACCTCTCACACTGGATAGTTTCCCCTGCCTGGCTTTTGTTAGCGGGGATATGCATGCTGCATTCTTAGCAAGTCAAGACCAGGACCTGGGTAGGAGCCTCCAGGGTCCGGATGCCTGTCGGCCAGGGCGCAGAGAAACAGTTAGCAGTGGAGTTGGTGACACATTGGTTTTTGTTCTATCGTGGGCTCTTCCTTGTAGAGTACCTGGAAGTTAAACTTGGGAGAGGTGtgatggtggggggggaggagggggagagagaatcacCTTATCACTCTGTCTTCCTCTGCTGGGGAACTCCATCTGGTTAATTGCCATAGTAAACCTGCTACCTTTCTGTTAttcatgggtttcagagtaacagccgtgttagtctgtattcgcaaaacgaaaaggagtacttgtggcaccttagagactaaccaatttatttgagcataaacttttgtgagctcatcatgaagtgagctatagctcacgaaagcttatgctcaaataaattggttagtctaaggtgccacaagtactccttttctttctgttgttcATGGTTTCTTTAAAACTGCTCATTCATACTCTGCAATATGTTTCATGTATTTTTAAGGCACTCAtcagcattctctctctccttctttgcCTATCCCACACAAACTTAGCTTCCTTGGAAGCCTCTCTATTGCCATGCGTGTTATTCCTAGAAGAATCCTAAATATAGCAAGTGTGAttgtaaaatcacaaaaattTGTGGGGAGTGCCTGAAACTctctttttaattccttttgtgTAACGGACTAAATTTCAAATTGATAGTGTCCCTTTTAAGCACTAAAATCTTTCCACAGAGCAAGACCAGAGAGACGGAGTAATGTATGAAAATGAGATACAAGTATAATATGTAAAACTATTCTATAATATCACTTATTGTGATCCATCTTAGTGTTGATTACTGGCTCaggaacaaaaaggaaaacaagcaTACCAAAATAAGGCTGCACCGTACACGCCTCTTGGAAGAGGATGAGAACAAACGTGACAGATGTTAGTAaatgcttaatgcactactggaaagtGCTTCGTGATTAGGGTGGTATAAAAAGCTATAACCAATAGAATAGAAATAGAGTTCTAAAAAGATCTTGCTGTTGGATCAGTACAAGTATTTTTCCACCTGTGCCTCACTTAATCATTTTCTTCATGTATTGTGCAATGTTAACTTTGTGCAAaaatcctccccttccccaaactcTGTTTAAGCAAAATTTAAGTTAATATTTACTTTCGCTGTTGTTCTCTTTCCCAGTGAAAACTGAGGCTGTCAATATCCATTCTGCAGTTTGATATACTTCTGTGTTCAAGGGGAGCAATGGTTGCCCAATTTTATTAAACACTGAAAATTTCTTTTGTTCTCTACTAAACATCACTTAAACTGGTCTAGGTTCTCTTTAACATAGAAATCTTAGTTTGTGATCTTGGAGTGGTTTGTAAAAACTCAACTAAAATTTCTTGATAATATCAGTGCTCTGAAATGTCTAATTGTCTGTTTTTTGAGTTATGCTATAATGTTCACCAGCTTGTCTCAGTAATAGCTAGACAAATGTTGTAAGTTGTAAGCTGGTGTTTGTCTTTAGAGAGATTTTAACTAGTTCTGCTTGTGGAAGCAGACACTAAAATAATACTGTACTTaagtgtggggggaggaaaaaggaTAACAACCAAAGTGACATGACTTCAGGGTAAAATACCTCATAGCTCAAGGGCTAGGGGAAATACACAAATATAAACAAGTAATATTGGAAAACAATGCATCTTTGCTTTTTAATGGTATAGAGTGTATTTTTATTCCTGGTGTGTTGTGAGGTGATGTACCTTAAAATTGTCATTAGTTCCTGGTATTAgtctgaggggtttttttggtacTGGTCCAGGACTTGGTCCAATATAACTTTCAGACCCTGTTTAATAAGGCAGATAACAAAATGAGTATTGTAGGAGTACTATAATCTTATGTGCAcagtatcattttaaaaacagtgaaGAGCAGATGAAAACAAAACTGGCTTTGGTGTAGCCTAGATTAAATGGCATAATTAACATATATGCATAGCAAAGtagatattaaaatatttgcatgttAATCCACTGCTAGTTATCTACCAATGTTAAGTTTTTTGTCTTACTTCTGAACTAACAGAGATCACTTTCAGTTTCAGCAAGTGGTCGACTGTTAGAAGGCCTTCGCAAATGGTATTACAACGCAGCTGGATTCAACCAACTTGGTAGgtgtcttaatttttttaagagatGAAAACAGCAAACATTTGTGTGCATCCATTGCCTGTGTAAAGAAActttccagatttttaaagtcgAATATAAATACATTAGTTTTGAAATTGATACGCAAGATAGGTTTTAAATTAGCCACACCCTTCTATTGCAATCGTGAAAATGTTTGTAGTAGCTTGAAAAATGCTACTGTTACAGGATTAATGCGAGATGATACCATATATGAAGATGATGATGTAAAAGTAGCACTGAAGAGGCTTCCAGAAAATCTTTATAATGAACGACTATTTCGCATCAAGAGAGCCCTTGATTTGAGTATGAGACAACAAATTCTTCCTGAAGAACAATGGGTGAAATATGAAGAGGTATTTGTAAATTCACTTTTTTAATATAGGCAATttatctgttttcatttttaaatgtttgtttcttcTATACAAGTTTGGCTATGTCCTGTTAAATGAAAACAATGAATCCTTATTGGACAGGAGACAGCCTACTAAGCCTTGATCCTGAAAAGACTTCCATGTGCTTAATTTCACACGTGCACAGTCCCAGTGAAATCTATAGccaactcacatgagtaaagatgAGCAAGTATATAAGTGTTTTTCTGAGATACTTAGAATTTGCTCTTGTATCTTACAGGATGCATTTAATAGTATTGTACTTTGGTCAGTGTATTATTTTGTATCTTTTATAAATGGCAGTTCCATTTACAGCACACTACTTAAAAGCTTGAGTATTCTTACTGCAATTATAAATATGAAATTTTTACTGCTGTGCAGTTAAAAATGCCATCTTCCAAACAAAACTGAATGTTGTATATTGTAAAAGTCTCCCAGTAACACTAGTATATCTTGATCTTTTGATAAGCTCCTTTAATTTTGCAGAAAACTATTCTGACCCAAAGATTTTATTCTTAAAATGGGCTGGGGACattgggaggggggaaattgtTTAAAGGAGAACTCCAATGTAATGTGAGAGATTCCAGTTGTAAAGTAAATAACTTTATACCTAGATATGACTAAAATACCTGATTACCATGgaactttctttcctttttaagtgCCTTAAATGTGTCACACTTAAAGTCCAGCAATGCTATGACACTTTCCTATATGCAGTTGCCACTCATTCATGTAACGGGAAGGTTATACtaagttactcctgggggaattctgcaccactgcgtgtgctcagaattcatgtcccctgcagatttctttgcttccctgcagaaaacacaaaaatgattttctgacaaGGAAGCCAAAGGGAAGgtgcaagagcagtcacacaccactccctagctgcaCAGGTATGTTTCAGGCACTCGGAACAgctagcagagaggtaaatcactacagggctggggacaccc
Above is a window of Caretta caretta isolate rCarCar2 chromosome 2, rCarCar1.hap1, whole genome shotgun sequence DNA encoding:
- the UQCRB gene encoding cytochrome b-c1 complex subunit 7 isoform X1 produces the protein MAVRAPVSASGRLLEGLRKWYYNAAGFNQLGLMRDDTIYEDDDVKVALKRLPENLYNERLFRIKRALDLSMRQQILPEEQWVKYEEDKKYLEPYLKEVIRERLEREEWDRK
- the UQCRB gene encoding cytochrome b-c1 complex subunit 7 isoform X2 encodes the protein MRDDTIYEDDDVKVALKRLPENLYNERLFRIKRALDLSMRQQILPEEQWVKYEEDKKYLEPYLKEVIRERLEREEWDRK